Proteins found in one Nerophis lumbriciformis linkage group LG27, RoL_Nlum_v2.1, whole genome shotgun sequence genomic segment:
- the knop1 gene encoding uncharacterized protein knop1 — translation MKVEDEAGENLQKNKKHKNEQTSPCKIKNATVDYKKKNKVKKENWTMEAEECLDGVGDLQEKKKKKKSVTDSWNPENGSDVLDGNNEKRNKQKIKKKETADKQMGTTPGPVKKEKTSPEKKLKNKTKHEKVLVKEDGLAKKDKNKRIQTDGSDISDDTKDIKKKEWFQHEEPKSEKKNNNKLKDRATQMKNEHVKMEEEVEKVPKKVKKDKNKRIQTNGFEMSDEKEDIKKKEWLQQEEPKTEKKNKNKKVKDKGTQMEHVKMEEEEEKVSKKEKNMIAGVIAEDQMKHRTKRKKDKAKKEIMTNEKKKQVQLAECAVASDTQEVEELKQNKKKKKKAGKVEADDADNEEPAKNKQAKKTPKTKAEKGKRKYSGVSTEEEETQSAKKKKKNKKVEETMCEEGVYTELSKKSIKKNKRMSSGKKKKAIKEEVEDQLFQDAPQVDVVFLSARTGNADEVTINQERRQALQMEIDMASQPEPADQPSGFGQWGTAQFESSQQQQKFLRLMGGFKKPPPATTSTAKTNMALCKDTQEHLQRGLVQEFERAHSRRMDLNSRGAGLGFSAPLNKKFNIDISARRSVRLDD, via the exons ATGAAGGTTGAGGACGAGGCCGGTGAGAATCTTCAGAAGaataagaaacacaaaaatgAACAAACGTCACCTTGTAAAATCAAAAACGCCACTGTTGACTACAAGAAAAAGAATAAAGTAAAAAAAGAGAACTGGACAATGGAAGCAGAGGAGTGTTTGGATGGAGTGGGCGACTTgcaagagaagaagaaaaaaaagaaatctgtCACTGACTCTTGGAATCCGGAAAATGGTTCTGATGTTTTGGATGGAAATAatgaaaaaaggaacaaacagaaGATTAAAAAGAAAGAGACGGCTGACAAACAAATGGGAACTACACCAGGACCAgtcaaaaaagagaaaacaaGTCCAGAGAAAAAGTTGAAGAATAAAACTAAACATGAAAAAGTTTTAGTAAAGGAAGATGGCTTGGCAAAGAAAGACAAAAATAAACGTATTCAAACAGACGGTTCTGACATTTCCGATGACACAAAAGATATTAAAAAGAAAGAGTGGTTCCAACATGAAGAGCCAAAGAGTGAGAAGAAGAACAATAACAAGCTAAAAGATAGGGCGACACAAATGAAAAATGAACATGTAAAGATGGAGGAAGAAGTAGAGAAGGTGCCTAAAAAagtcaaaaaagacaaaaataaacgTATTCAAACAAACGGCTTTGAAATGTCCGATGAAAAAGAAGATATTAAAAAGAAAGAGTGGCTCCAACAAGAAGAGCCAAAGActgagaaaaagaacaagaacaagaaggtaAAGGATAAGGGGACACAAATGGAACATGTAAAgatggaggaggaagaagaaaagGTGTCCAAGAAAGAGAAAAATATGATCGCAGGTGTGATTGCAGAAGACCAAATGAAACACAGGACAAAGAGGAAAAAAGACAAAGCAAAGAAGGAAATAATGACAAACGAAAAGAAGAAACAAGTCCAGTTAGCGGAGTGTGCAGTAGCATCAGACACTCAGGAGGTGGAGGAGCTGAAGCAgaataagaagaaaaagaagaaagcaGGCAAAGTAGAAGCTGATGATGCTGATAATGAAGAACCGGCAAAGAACAAGCAAGCTAAGAAAACTCCAAAGACAAAAGCAGaaaaaggtaaaagaaaataTTCTGGGGTCAGCACAGAAGAAGAAGAGACACAATCtgccaaaaaaaagaagaaaaataaaaaagtagaggAAACCATGTGTGAAGAAGGTGTATACACGGAACTAAGCAAGAAAAGCATAAAGAAGAACAAAAGGATGagctctggtaaaaaaaaaaaggcaattaaaGAAGAGGTGGAAGACCAGCTG TTTCAGGATGCTCCTCAAGTAGATGTGGTCTTCTTGTCAGCCAGGACTGGAAACGCAGATGAGGTCACCATCAATCAG GAAAGACGACAGGCTTTACAGATGGAGATCGACATGGCCTCACAGCCTGAACCAGCGGACCAGCCATCa GGGTTTGGTCAGTGGGGCACCGCCCAGTTTGAAAGCTCCCAACAGCAGCAGAAGTTCCTCAGGTTGATGGGAGGCTTCAAGAAGCCCCCTCCTGCCACTACCAGCACAGCCAAAACAAATATGGCACTCTGTAAGGACACGCAGGAGCATTTACAGCGAGGACTGGTGCAAGAGTTTGAGCGTGCCCACTCGCGCAGAATGGACCTTAACAGCAGAGGTGCAGGACTTGGGTTTAGTGCACCGCTCAATAAGAAATTCAATATTGACATTAGCGCACGTCGGTCAGTCCGCTTGGATGACTGA